Proteins encoded by one window of Massilia sp. NR 4-1:
- a CDS encoding tail protein X, translating into MATIIRTCDGDVLDRICHAHYGFMAGTVEAVYEANPGLAAQDQPYAAGLLIRMPELAPPRSDTIQLWS; encoded by the coding sequence ATGGCGACGATTATCAGAACGTGTGACGGCGATGTGCTGGACCGCATCTGCCATGCCCACTATGGCTTCATGGCCGGCACGGTGGAGGCGGTGTACGAGGCCAATCCAGGATTGGCGGCGCAGGATCAGCCGTATGCGGCGGGCCTGCTGATCCGCATGCCGGAACTGGCGCCGCCGCGCAGCGACACCATCCAGCTGTGGTCTTGA
- a CDS encoding phage late control D family protein: MQAEFEIIANDKNVTALLKDRLLSLSITDKPGLEADSCEIRLDDRGGKIAIPPKGALLKVSLGWSGQGLSYMGCYKVDEVALEGPPAVITIRAKGADMRQSAKSTRSQGYENKSLAAIVAELAQRHGWQPVCKIEAQIARADQLGESDLHFITRLARAHGATATVKDGKLLVLPRGGGQSASGQAMPALTLMPYMLSRYSLTFADRSAFGKVQAKAHDPASGKQIDVDVPNPDGAPGGEGDGESATHIDRHVYPTPDAAKAAAQARLGALNRATASGSLTMPGRADIAAEKTVRLQGVKPEADGDYLVESVTHSFNNSGWQTTAEINAGNSGKSKAGFGKP; this comes from the coding sequence ATGCAGGCTGAATTTGAAATCATCGCCAACGACAAGAACGTGACGGCCCTGCTGAAGGACCGTCTGCTGAGCCTCAGCATCACCGACAAGCCGGGCCTGGAAGCGGACAGCTGCGAGATTCGTCTCGACGACCGGGGTGGAAAAATCGCCATCCCGCCCAAAGGCGCCTTGCTGAAGGTGTCGCTGGGCTGGAGCGGACAAGGCCTCAGCTATATGGGTTGCTACAAGGTGGACGAGGTGGCGCTGGAAGGTCCGCCCGCCGTGATCACCATCCGCGCCAAGGGGGCGGACATGCGCCAGTCGGCCAAAAGCACGCGCAGCCAGGGCTATGAAAACAAAAGCCTGGCCGCCATCGTGGCCGAACTGGCGCAGCGGCATGGCTGGCAGCCGGTCTGCAAGATCGAAGCGCAAATCGCGCGCGCCGACCAGCTGGGCGAAAGCGATCTGCACTTCATCACGCGGCTGGCGCGCGCGCACGGCGCCACCGCCACGGTCAAGGACGGCAAGCTGCTGGTGCTGCCGCGCGGTGGTGGCCAATCGGCCAGTGGCCAGGCCATGCCCGCGTTGACGCTGATGCCGTATATGCTGAGCCGCTACAGCCTGACCTTCGCCGACCGCTCCGCTTTCGGCAAGGTGCAGGCCAAGGCGCACGATCCGGCCAGCGGCAAGCAGATCGATGTCGACGTCCCTAATCCCGACGGCGCGCCTGGCGGCGAAGGGGATGGCGAGAGTGCTACCCACATCGACCGTCACGTCTACCCTACGCCCGATGCGGCCAAGGCCGCAGCCCAGGCCAGGCTGGGCGCATTGAACCGCGCCACTGCCAGCGGCTCTTTGACCATGCCGGGCCGCGCCGACATCGCCGCCGAAAAGACCGTGCGCCTGCAAGGCGTGAAGCCCGAGGCCGACGGCGACTACCTGGTCGAATCCGTCACCCATAGCTTCAACAACTCCGGCTGGCAGACCACCGCCGAAATCAATGCCGGCAACAGCGGCAAATCCAAGGCCGGCTTCGGCAAACCCTAA
- the cls gene encoding cardiolipin synthase yields MINRSARHALALTLTAWCLLACASLPEVSKTQLKADAADVPAVATPKGVLPKQSGEALLKKRWPKSTLDLLARAALEEAATGVPLIAGNKVQLLFDGPQTMAEMMKAIAAATNHINFETYIFDQDELGEKFASLLIEKQRQGVTVNVIYDSVGTIGVPQAFFDRMKAAGVALVAFNPVNPAKLRGNGWKVNNRDHRKILIVDGKVGFTGGINISDTYARSSPFRSAARPADRSEVGWRDTHVRIEGPAVAALQWMFVESWAEQDADDLRDAVYFPQPVVAGDKIVRVLGSKPGGQFEIYKALLLAIKEAKKSIHITCAYFVPDEQTLRALNAAAQRGVEVQLVLPSVSDAGLVTQAGRAAYTPLLEAGVKIHELKLAVLHAKTAVVDGLWSTVGSTNIDTRSFLHNHEVNVIVMGDAFGGEMEKAFQEDLRNSKEVTLAEWRERPFSARLKEWLARIWDYWL; encoded by the coding sequence GTGATCAACCGAAGCGCAAGGCATGCTCTGGCACTCACCCTCACCGCCTGGTGCCTGCTGGCCTGCGCTTCGCTGCCCGAGGTCAGCAAGACCCAGCTCAAAGCCGATGCGGCCGACGTTCCCGCCGTCGCCACGCCCAAGGGCGTGCTGCCGAAACAAAGCGGCGAGGCCTTGCTGAAAAAGCGCTGGCCGAAATCCACGCTGGATTTGCTGGCCCGCGCCGCGCTGGAGGAGGCGGCCACCGGCGTGCCGCTGATCGCCGGCAATAAGGTACAGCTGCTGTTCGATGGTCCGCAGACCATGGCGGAGATGATGAAGGCCATCGCCGCCGCCACCAACCATATCAATTTCGAAACCTATATCTTCGACCAGGACGAGCTGGGCGAGAAATTCGCCAGCCTGCTGATCGAGAAACAGCGCCAGGGCGTGACGGTGAATGTGATCTACGACAGCGTCGGCACGATCGGCGTACCGCAGGCCTTCTTCGACCGCATGAAGGCGGCGGGCGTGGCGCTGGTCGCCTTCAACCCGGTCAACCCCGCCAAGCTGCGCGGCAATGGCTGGAAGGTCAACAACCGCGATCACCGCAAGATCCTGATCGTCGACGGCAAGGTCGGCTTCACGGGCGGCATCAATATCAGCGACACCTACGCGCGCAGCTCGCCTTTCCGCTCCGCCGCGCGCCCGGCCGATCGATCCGAGGTCGGCTGGCGCGACACCCACGTGCGCATCGAGGGCCCCGCCGTCGCCGCGCTGCAGTGGATGTTCGTCGAAAGCTGGGCCGAACAGGATGCCGACGATTTGCGCGATGCCGTCTACTTCCCGCAACCGGTGGTGGCGGGCGACAAGATCGTGCGCGTGCTGGGCAGCAAGCCGGGCGGCCAATTCGAGATCTACAAGGCGCTGCTGCTGGCGATCAAGGAAGCGAAGAAATCCATCCACATTACCTGCGCCTACTTCGTGCCGGATGAGCAGACCTTGCGCGCCCTCAACGCCGCCGCGCAACGCGGCGTCGAGGTGCAGTTGGTGCTGCCCAGCGTTTCCGATGCCGGCCTGGTGACCCAGGCGGGACGGGCCGCCTACACCCCGCTGCTGGAAGCGGGCGTCAAAATCCATGAGCTGAAGCTGGCCGTGCTGCACGCCAAGACGGCTGTCGTCGACGGCCTGTGGTCGACGGTCGGCTCGACCAATATCGACACCCGCAGCTTCCTCCACAACCATGAGGTGAATGTGATCGTGATGGGCGACGCCTTCGGCGGCGAGATGGAAAAGGCCTTTCAGGAAGACTTGCGCAATTCGAAGGAAGTCACCCTGGCCGAATGGCGCGAGCGCCCCTTCTCGGCGCGGCTGAAGGAATGGCTGGCGCGCATCTGGGATTACTGGCTGTAG
- a CDS encoding lysozyme gives MRPADDALEQALTLIRAFEGCRLRAYRDLVGVWTIGWGETLGVAEGMVWTQAQADAMLRRRVGQYLLGVLKRCPALHLEPPARLAACVSLAYNIGLGAFGASSVCRKLMRQDLAGAADSFLLWNKAGGRVVAGLSRRRRAERHLFASIEA, from the coding sequence ATGAGGCCGGCCGACGATGCGCTGGAACAGGCTTTGACGCTGATCCGCGCTTTCGAGGGATGCCGTTTGCGCGCCTACCGCGATCTGGTGGGCGTGTGGACCATCGGCTGGGGCGAGACGCTGGGCGTGGCCGAGGGCATGGTGTGGACGCAGGCGCAGGCCGATGCCATGCTGCGCCGACGTGTCGGCCAGTATCTGCTGGGGGTGTTGAAGCGTTGTCCTGCCCTGCATCTGGAGCCGCCGGCCAGGCTGGCCGCTTGCGTGTCGCTGGCATACAACATCGGACTGGGCGCGTTCGGCGCCAGTTCGGTCTGCCGCAAGCTGATGCGCCAGGATCTGGCCGGCGCGGCCGATAGCTTCCTGCTGTGGAATAAGGCGGGCGGGCGGGTGGTGGCGGGTTTGAGCCGCAGGCGCCGCGCCGAACGCCATCTCTTTGCAAGCATCGAGGCGTGA
- a CDS encoding LysR family transcriptional regulator, with product MLRLDDLEVFVRTADAGSLSAAARLLDISPAMASAALKRLEQALQLRLLARTTRSLRLTEEGEHYLRHAREALRLLKEGHGTLTQGKEQPGGLLKISVTSDFGRNQLLEWLDQFQAQYPAVAYQLSVSDRLADMYRQPVDIAIRTGPQEDSGLVAMPLAQSRRVLVASPAYLARHGRLGSLDELRQHNCLRFAVNDVIHERWSFRLPGRVDTITIPVSGNRSADDADVVRRWAVAGQGIAYKSRLDVTADIRAGRLQVLLPEIEGEEVPLFLVCMHRSQVTSTVICLRDFLRAQCERFSASA from the coding sequence TTGCTGCGTCTCGATGATCTGGAAGTCTTTGTACGCACGGCCGACGCCGGCAGCCTGTCGGCGGCGGCACGCTTGCTCGATATCTCGCCAGCCATGGCGAGCGCGGCGCTCAAGCGCCTGGAGCAGGCCCTGCAGTTGCGACTGCTGGCACGCACCACGCGCTCCTTGCGGCTGACGGAGGAGGGCGAGCATTATCTGCGCCATGCGCGCGAAGCGCTGCGCCTGCTGAAGGAAGGGCATGGCACGCTGACCCAGGGCAAGGAGCAACCGGGCGGCTTGCTGAAAATATCCGTGACGTCGGATTTTGGCCGCAACCAGCTGCTTGAATGGCTGGACCAGTTCCAGGCCCAGTATCCGGCCGTGGCCTATCAGCTCAGCGTGAGCGACCGGCTGGCCGATATGTACCGGCAGCCGGTGGATATCGCCATCCGCACCGGGCCGCAGGAAGATTCCGGCCTGGTGGCCATGCCGCTGGCGCAAAGCCGGCGGGTGCTGGTGGCCTCGCCCGCCTATCTTGCCCGGCATGGCCGGTTGGGCAGCCTCGACGAGCTGCGCCAGCATAATTGTCTGCGCTTTGCCGTCAATGACGTGATTCATGAACGCTGGAGTTTCCGCCTGCCGGGGCGGGTGGATACCATCACCATTCCCGTCAGCGGCAACCGCAGCGCCGACGATGCCGATGTGGTACGGCGCTGGGCGGTGGCAGGCCAGGGCATTGCTTACAAATCACGCTTGGACGTGACCGCCGACATCCGAGCCGGGCGCTTGCAGGTGCTCCTGCCAGAGATAGAGGGTGAAGAGGTGCCGCTATTTCTGGTGTGTATGCACCGCTCGCAGGTCACGTCCACCGTGATCTGTCTGCGCGACTTCTTGCGCGCACAATGTGAACGGTTCAGCGCTTCGGCTTGA
- a CDS encoding membrane lipoprotein lipid attachment site-containing protein — protein MKTIIFVAVLGFALTGCAGTGNQADVAHSFEDSYTPTGSHIARKTVERSNGVQTVNKEEFQRTMEMSNPSPVSTGR, from the coding sequence ATGAAAACGATAATTTTCGTAGCCGTGCTCGGCTTCGCCTTGACAGGCTGCGCCGGCACGGGGAATCAAGCGGACGTCGCGCACAGCTTCGAAGATAGCTACACCCCGACCGGCAGTCATATTGCCCGTAAAACCGTTGAGCGCAGCAATGGCGTGCAAACGGTTAACAAGGAAGAATTCCAGCGCACCATGGAAATGAGCAATCCATCGCCCGTCAGCACTGGCCGCTAA
- a CDS encoding phage tail protein has protein sequence MGSKDFINRATGEIARAEERARHISDKVNARLDHGKEKVGKLTARVVGHIDDATKLVTAAQGALNRVLPLADGTAIQRGLNALRNGAEKLAASKIAEVKAAAGKLTAAVGGLSKSFKALTGIGVGGPGGAAADAAQAVSSLAKKTDDAVPAAAAATPHLLILSAEDGTRYHFGLSGAAFDHLKRQANFNIAAQERLSRPEALQAVGQGSESLTLSGAIYAAFRQGGGELEKLRAIGRALKPLLLTTGYGEVLGRWYMTSLSEDQETLMADGAARKQTFTLEFKRYGDDYQNV, from the coding sequence ATGGGTAGTAAGGACTTTATCAATCGCGCGACCGGCGAGATCGCGCGCGCCGAGGAAAGGGCGCGCCACATCAGCGACAAGGTCAATGCGCGCCTTGACCACGGCAAGGAAAAGGTGGGCAAGCTGACAGCGCGGGTGGTGGGCCATATCGATGACGCTACCAAGCTGGTGACGGCGGCGCAGGGCGCTTTGAACCGCGTGCTGCCGCTGGCCGATGGCACGGCTATTCAGCGCGGCTTGAATGCGCTCAGAAACGGCGCGGAGAAGCTTGCCGCCAGCAAGATCGCGGAAGTGAAGGCGGCGGCGGGCAAGCTGACGGCGGCCGTCGGCGGCTTGAGCAAATCCTTCAAGGCCCTGACGGGTATTGGCGTGGGCGGCCCAGGCGGCGCAGCGGCGGATGCGGCGCAAGCCGTATCGTCGCTGGCGAAGAAAACGGATGATGCCGTGCCGGCTGCCGCTGCGGCCACGCCGCATCTGCTGATTTTGAGTGCCGAGGATGGCACGCGCTATCACTTCGGTCTTTCCGGTGCGGCCTTCGACCATTTGAAGCGCCAGGCCAATTTCAATATCGCGGCGCAGGAACGGCTGTCGCGTCCCGAGGCGCTGCAGGCGGTGGGGCAGGGCAGCGAGAGCCTGACCCTGTCGGGCGCGATTTACGCGGCCTTCCGGCAGGGCGGCGGTGAGCTGGAGAAGCTGCGGGCCATCGGCCGCGCGCTCAAGCCGCTGCTGCTCACCACCGGCTATGGCGAGGTGCTGGGCCGCTGGTATATGACTTCGCTCAGCGAGGATCAGGAAACGTTGATGGCCGACGGCGCGGCGCGCAAGCAAACCTTCACTTTGGAGTTCAAGCGCTATGGCGACGATTATCAGAACGTGTGA
- a CDS encoding isocitrate lyase/phosphoenolpyruvate mutase family protein, with protein sequence MTIHKHHDNQFHALHADGLLMLPNCWDAGSARLAAASGARALATSSAAVAWGHGYADGGQLPADLLLSTVSGIQRRSGLPLSIDIEDGYSDDPERVAALVGAVIDAGAVGINIEDGAQAPELLVRKIAAVRRVAEQRGVKLFINARCDVFLRQLLEPQQRVQETARRAQLYREAGADGLFAPFISAEDEIRSLVAATPLPLNVLAMQGLPAPQRLLELGVRRLSAGSALSESMFACVQQSMQHFMRSGEPYAADLPKLDYGQLNGLMQDGGNS encoded by the coding sequence ATGACGATACACAAGCACCACGATAACCAATTCCACGCCCTGCACGCCGACGGTCTGCTGATGCTGCCCAATTGCTGGGACGCCGGCAGCGCCCGGCTGGCCGCCGCCAGCGGCGCGCGCGCCCTGGCCACCAGCAGCGCCGCCGTGGCCTGGGGCCATGGCTATGCCGATGGCGGCCAGCTGCCGGCCGATCTTCTGCTGAGCACCGTCAGCGGCATTCAGCGCCGCAGCGGCCTGCCGCTCAGCATCGATATCGAAGACGGTTACTCCGACGATCCCGAGCGCGTGGCCGCCTTGGTCGGCGCCGTGATCGACGCCGGCGCCGTTGGCATCAATATCGAAGACGGCGCGCAAGCGCCCGAGCTGCTGGTCCGCAAGATCGCCGCCGTGCGGCGCGTGGCCGAGCAGCGCGGCGTCAAGCTCTTCATCAACGCCCGCTGCGACGTCTTCCTGCGCCAGTTGCTGGAACCCCAGCAGCGCGTGCAGGAAACCGCGCGCCGCGCCCAGCTCTACCGCGAAGCCGGCGCCGATGGCCTGTTCGCGCCCTTCATCAGCGCCGAGGACGAGATCCGCAGCCTGGTCGCTGCCACGCCCCTGCCCTTGAATGTGCTGGCGATGCAAGGCCTGCCCGCGCCCCAGCGCCTGCTGGAGCTGGGCGTGCGCCGCCTGAGCGCGGGATCGGCCCTGTCCGAGTCGATGTTCGCCTGCGTGCAGCAATCCATGCAGCACTTCATGCGCAGCGGCGAACCCTATGCGGCGGACCTGCCCAAGCTCGACTACGGCCAACTGAACGGCCTGATGCAGGACGGCGGCAACAGCTGA
- a CDS encoding site-specific recombinase, whose protein sequence is MLEILKQIQTDTLSIAPLVALVEELRPGRPDNHIRATNHVRNLLRLLQDEPALAQALGDYVLRLLQQRRHASLYSEVGVLSNDGFFTELKRRVSYRMLPPALGDEYLSDALDQIFYKQSDHEWIAAVPASDWLALFNTIFSAHPGGGKLMLPGMLEAIRTLSYRVCAIGLEPKLTNFHTDMEVFESPFVMQNKEVLVYLDSYEAWLSGAASSVEDARHLLVMLDQCDAVIGKIRRKALAQGTSIALTYLLVTLAQSIDRLRKLLFLVDMSGELPSAPSIDLDAVAAQAMPERATHGPAAKRRAAALALALELIEAHNNKYTVRDLFTDNINLLARNVTENASRTGEHYIAENRRELGGMFMSASGAGVIVGFMALFKILMSYLRAAPLVEAFLFSMNYSLGFIFIHLLHFTVATKQPAMTASRIAAGLQSKDGRNIDLESMAELINKVLRTQIMAVLGNLATAIPTAWLIAAGYQLITGHHLVTPQKAMHLLHDIDPFGSLALFYAMIAGVCLFLSGLISGYYDNQALYTRWAQRIAQLRGLAAVLGRERTQRLGVYMENNLGSLMGNFYFGIMLGAMGALGLLLGLPIDIRHVTFSAANFATAMVGLDHNVSWQLVLTSIAGFLSIGTVNLLVSFGLALWVALRARGVRFTHGIQLLQALFRRFRKAPLHFFIGSKEN, encoded by the coding sequence ATGTTAGAAATTCTCAAACAAATCCAGACAGACACGCTCAGCATCGCCCCCCTGGTCGCGCTGGTGGAAGAGCTGCGTCCCGGCCGTCCCGACAACCACATCCGCGCCACCAATCATGTGCGCAATCTGCTGCGCCTGCTGCAGGACGAACCCGCGCTGGCGCAAGCCTTGGGCGACTATGTGCTGCGCCTGCTGCAGCAGCGCCGCCACGCCAGCTTGTACAGCGAAGTCGGCGTGCTGTCCAACGATGGCTTCTTTACCGAGCTCAAGCGCCGCGTCTCTTACCGCATGCTGCCGCCGGCCCTGGGCGACGAATACCTGAGCGACGCCCTCGACCAGATCTTCTACAAACAAAGCGACCACGAGTGGATCGCCGCCGTCCCCGCCTCCGACTGGCTGGCCCTGTTCAATACCATCTTCAGCGCCCACCCCGGCGGCGGCAAGCTGATGCTGCCCGGCATGCTGGAAGCCATCCGCACCCTGAGCTACCGCGTCTGCGCCATCGGCCTGGAGCCGAAGCTGACCAACTTCCATACCGATATGGAAGTCTTCGAATCGCCCTTCGTCATGCAGAATAAGGAGGTGCTGGTCTATCTGGACAGCTACGAAGCCTGGCTGTCCGGCGCCGCCAGCAGTGTCGAAGATGCGCGCCATCTGCTGGTGATGCTGGACCAGTGCGACGCCGTGATCGGCAAGATCCGGCGCAAGGCGCTGGCCCAGGGCACCAGCATCGCCCTCACCTATCTGCTGGTGACGCTGGCACAGAGCATAGACCGGCTGCGCAAGCTTTTGTTCCTGGTCGATATGTCCGGCGAACTGCCTTCCGCGCCCAGCATCGACCTGGATGCGGTGGCGGCGCAGGCCATGCCGGAGCGCGCCACGCACGGCCCGGCCGCCAAGCGGCGCGCCGCCGCCCTGGCCCTGGCGCTGGAACTGATCGAAGCGCACAACAACAAGTACACCGTGCGCGACCTGTTCACCGACAATATCAATCTGCTGGCGCGCAATGTGACGGAGAACGCCAGCCGCACCGGCGAGCATTACATCGCCGAAAACCGGCGCGAGCTGGGCGGCATGTTCATGTCGGCCTCCGGCGCCGGCGTGATCGTCGGCTTCATGGCGCTGTTCAAGATCCTGATGTCCTATCTGCGCGCGGCGCCGCTGGTGGAAGCCTTCCTGTTCAGCATGAATTACTCGCTGGGCTTCATCTTCATCCACCTGCTGCACTTCACCGTGGCGACCAAGCAGCCGGCCATGACGGCCTCGCGCATCGCGGCCGGCCTGCAAAGCAAGGATGGCCGCAACATCGACCTGGAAAGCATGGCGGAATTGATCAACAAGGTGCTGCGCACCCAGATCATGGCGGTGCTGGGCAATCTGGCCACGGCCATTCCCACCGCCTGGCTGATCGCCGCCGGCTACCAGCTGATCACCGGCCACCACCTGGTGACGCCGCAGAAGGCCATGCACCTGCTGCACGATATCGATCCCTTCGGCAGCCTAGCCCTGTTCTACGCCATGATCGCCGGCGTCTGCCTCTTCCTCTCGGGCCTGATCTCGGGCTATTACGATAACCAGGCCCTGTACACGCGCTGGGCGCAGCGCATTGCCCAGTTGCGCGGCCTGGCGGCCGTGCTGGGACGCGAACGCACCCAGCGTCTGGGCGTGTACATGGAAAACAATCTGGGCAGCCTGATGGGCAACTTCTACTTCGGCATCATGCTCGGCGCCATGGGCGCGCTGGGTCTGCTGCTCGGCCTGCCTATCGATATCCGCCACGTGACGTTCTCGGCTGCCAACTTTGCGACAGCCATGGTCGGGCTGGATCACAATGTGAGCTGGCAACTGGTGTTGACTTCCATCGCGGGCTTTCTCAGCATCGGCACGGTGAACCTGCTGGTCAGCTTTGGCCTGGCATTGTGGGTGGCGCTGCGCGCGCGCGGCGTGCGCTTCACGCACGGCATCCAGCTGCTGCAAGCCCTGTTCCGGCGCTTCCGCAAGGCGCCGCTCCACTTCTTTATAGGCAGCAAGGAGAACTAG
- a CDS encoding zinc-binding alcohol dehydrogenase family protein, which translates to MKAIAYRASLPISDHQALLDVELAAPIAGGRDLLVEVKAISVNPVDTKIRRNVAPPAGELKVIGWDAVGIVKAVGPEASLFRPGDEVWYAGALNRPGANSELHLVDERIAGHKPRKLSFAQAAALPLTAITAWELLFERLEASRDRSLGGKCILVTGAAGGVGSILVQLARQLTGLTVIGTASRPESAAWVRELGAHHVLDHSKPLQEEFQRLGLPPVDYVASLNQSDSHFPALAELIAPQGKLALIDDPEHLDVRLLKRKSVSLHWEFMFTRSLFATDDMQKQHQILNDVAQLIDSGVLKTTLGEHFGQINAANLKRAHALLESQRATGKIVLEGF; encoded by the coding sequence ATGAAAGCCATTGCCTACCGCGCCAGCCTGCCCATCAGCGACCACCAGGCCCTGCTCGATGTCGAGCTAGCCGCCCCCATCGCCGGCGGCCGCGATCTGCTGGTGGAAGTGAAGGCCATTTCCGTCAACCCGGTCGACACCAAGATCCGCCGCAATGTGGCGCCGCCCGCCGGCGAGCTGAAAGTCATCGGCTGGGATGCGGTCGGCATTGTCAAAGCCGTGGGGCCGGAAGCCAGTCTGTTCCGTCCTGGCGATGAAGTCTGGTATGCCGGCGCCCTCAACCGCCCCGGCGCGAATAGCGAACTGCACCTGGTCGACGAGCGCATCGCCGGCCATAAGCCACGCAAGCTCAGCTTCGCGCAGGCGGCCGCCCTGCCCTTGACCGCCATCACCGCCTGGGAACTGTTGTTTGAGCGCCTGGAAGCGAGCCGCGACCGCAGCCTGGGCGGCAAGTGCATCCTCGTTACGGGCGCTGCAGGCGGCGTCGGTTCGATCCTGGTGCAGTTGGCGCGCCAGCTCACGGGGCTGACCGTGATCGGCACCGCTTCGCGTCCCGAATCGGCAGCCTGGGTCAGGGAGTTGGGCGCCCACCACGTGCTCGACCATAGCAAACCGCTGCAGGAAGAATTCCAGCGCCTGGGCCTGCCACCGGTGGACTATGTCGCCAGCCTGAACCAGAGCGATAGCCACTTCCCCGCCCTGGCCGAGCTGATTGCGCCGCAAGGCAAGCTGGCCCTGATTGACGACCCCGAGCATCTCGACGTGCGCCTGCTCAAGCGCAAAAGCGTGTCCCTGCACTGGGAATTCATGTTCACGCGCTCGCTGTTCGCCACGGACGATATGCAGAAGCAGCACCAGATACTCAACGACGTGGCCCAACTGATCGACAGCGGCGTGCTGAAAACCACGCTGGGCGAACATTTCGGCCAGATCAATGCCGCCAACCTGAAACGCGCCCACGCCCTGCTGGAGAGCCAGCGCGCCACCGGAAAGATTGTGCTGGAAGGGTTTTGA